The segment GCACTTTGGTACTTCTGCAATTTGGGTGGAAAGGTGGAGCAGTAACTCCAACTTCATAATCTTTGACATCAAATACCTTCATATCCATACTTTGGCATATGTCAAAAGTTCTATCATCTAATGTAGCTATTATCTGATACTTGCTAACTTCCATCTGCTTATAGCTTTCAATCTCTGCCATGCTTCTAACTCTTGCAGTCTCGGTCTGTAATAATACTGTTGCTCTGTTTCTATCTACTTTCATTAC is part of the Sneathia sanguinegens genome and harbors:
- a CDS encoding minor capsid protein, coding for MQKTITVGVITGKTPYDLSKDFARVMKVDRNRATVLLQTETARVRSMAEIESYKQMEVSKYQIIATLDDRTFDICQSMDMKVFDVKDYEVGVTAPPFHPNCRSTKV